The following is a genomic window from Deltaproteobacteria bacterium.
AATCCTGGAGACCGGGATAAATTTCGTAACCGTCTTGATCGGCCTTTTTGCCATTGGAGAAGTTCTTGAACAACTAACCCTAAAAAATAAGGAAACCATGGAAGTCCTGCGTATCAGGCCTAAGACCCAGCTACCACGTTTTAACGAACTGTGGCGCCTGAAGGCAACGATTCTCCGCGGCCTGGGGATCGGGGTAGTCATAGGGGCAATCCCCGGAGCTGGCGCCACGGTGGCTTCTTTCGTCAGCTACGGGGTGGAAAAACAAGTTTCTAAGCATCCGGAAAATTTCGGCAACGGCTCCTGGGAAGGGCTCGTTGCTTCGGAAACGGCCATCAACGGTTCTACAGGCGGCGCTATGATCCCCTTGCTTACCTTGGGCATCCCCGGGAGCGGGGCAACAGCAGTTATGATGGCCGCTTTTCTCCTCCACGGCATCCAGCCCGGGCCGCTCCTTTTTACCAAAACCCCGGAAGCGGTATACACCATCTTCGTTGGAATGCTCATTTGCAACCTGATCATGATCCTCACCGGGTTGTTCACTGCCAGGTTTTTTTCCGAATTAATGCGGGTTCCTGAAAATATTTTGGGGGCATTCATCATTACTTTCTGCCTGATCGGGGCATTTGCCCTGCGCAATGACACTGCCGATGTTTGGTTTATGGCCATCTTTGGCATCCTGGGCTATTTTATGCGCAGGTATGCCCTTCCCATTCCTCCCCTGATTCTAGGAGTCATTCTGGGTCCTTTGGCTGAAAGCTACTTTTTAACCACGATGATCGGGGAAGGAAATGATTGGTCGATTTTTTTCCG
Proteins encoded in this region:
- a CDS encoding tripartite tricarboxylate transporter permease — encoded protein: GMILIGLTIGVLAGALPGITMLNAIVLVLPFTYLMEIVPSLLLMIGIYCGGVFGGSITGILFNIPGDPMNVPTTWEGYKLNKKGFVSKALGMAIMTSALGGFFSALIMTVASPPFAKVALSFSSCEYFAVVFLGLASVVVIGTRSIGSALISLFIGIFLGTVGMDDIYGVPRFTFGSRILETGINFVTVLIGLFAIGEVLEQLTLKNKETMEVLRIRPKTQLPRFNELWRLKATILRGLGIGVVIGAIPGAGATVASFVSYGVEKQVSKHPENFGNGSWEGLVASETAINGSTGGAMIPLLTLGIPGSGATAVMMAAFLLHGIQPGPLLFTKTPEAVYTIFVGMLICNLIMILTGLFTARFFSELMRVPENILGAFIITFCLIGAFALRNDTADVWFMAIFGILGYFMRRYALPIPPLILGVILGPLAESYFLTTMIGEGNDWSIFFRRPVSGSLMVISIVLLVMPFFRNLWKKKGKIQA